The Armatimonadota bacterium genomic interval CACGGCGCCATAGGCCGCGCACAGCGTTCCGTGCTCGACCGCCCCCGGCGGCAGCCACAGCACTCCCCGGCCGCCGTCGCCGCCTGGGGCGCCGCGCTGTCCCGCCCACCACAGCCGCGGCAGGCTGCCGTCGCTTGCCGCGGGTTTGCTTGCCCAACCCTCGGCAATGCCGCGCCGCCACCAGGCCAGGGCCTCGCCGGCGCCGCCCATCAGCATCGCCTGCGTGAGATGAGGCCTCGCAGCTCGCGCCGTTGACAGCACCACGGCCGCCGCCCAGGGCCCTCGCCAGTCTGCGCCCAACGCGGGCGCGCCCGGTGAGCTCAACTTCCGCGCCGCGCTCGCCAGCCGCTCCAGCGAATCCGGGATAGCGGCGCTGTCCGGCCCCGCCACCGTCAGGCAGGTCAGCTCCAGCGCCACCGGCAGCATCACCTGCTTGCCCGCGATCCGGCCCGCCTCCAGGCCCGCGGGCGCCAGCCGCATCTTTCGGCTCGCCACCAGGTCGTCCCACGGCTCCAGCAGCCCTGCCTGCGCCCACCCCGCCAGGTACGCCTCCGCGCCGATCAGCAGGTCCACCTTCGACTCGCCCTTGCGCCACATCGCTTCGTAGGCGCGCATCTTCTCATCTCGCGCGTCAACGACGACGACATCGAGATCGCGGTGGGTGCGCGCGAAGGAACGGCCGGCGTCAATCAGCGCCAGGCGGAAAGCATCATCGGCGGGCGCGACGATGGTGAGCTTGGTCGTCGGGCGCGCCGCCTTCCGCGGCCAGGAGACGAAGGCTCCAACGCCAGCCGCGACGACCACCACCAGCGCGATCACGCGCACCTCGGGCGAGAGGCGAGAAAACCACGAACGGCGCTTGCGAGGCGGTGGGGCTTTGCGCTTGCGGCGGCTGCGAGACCTGGACATGGGGGATTCCCGGTAGTATCCTCAGCCCAGCAATTCGGCGGCGGCGGGCGACCCTCCTGCCCCGGATGAGGCCCACTGCCCCCACGGCGAACTTTCGCCGGGCGTCAACTGTCAATACCATCGGGAGAAGACGGATTAGCGCGAGGTCAACAGCGGCCTTGGATCAACTCCGCGTCCGGCGCCCCGAGGCCATGGCGCATCCTGACGCCGACCTGGTCGCCGCCTGCCGGCAGGGTGACCGGCGTGCTTTCGACGCGCTGCTCGAACGCCACCGGGGGTGGGTGCTCAACCTCGCCTACCAGATGCTGGGCGCCGCCGACGAGGCGCAGGACGCGGCGCAGGAGGTTTTGGTGCGCGTCTTCACTCGACTCGGGGGATTTCGCGGGGAGGCGACATTCGCAACCTGGTTGCGGCGCATCACCGTCAACGAGTGCATCAACCGCCTGGGCCGGCGCGGGCGCGAGGGGGAGCTGCCACCGGAGTTGGCGTCGGCGCGGTCTTCCCCCGACGAAGGAGTTGCGGTGCGCGCCGCCATCCAGTCGCT includes:
- a CDS encoding sigma-70 family RNA polymerase sigma factor produces the protein MAHPDADLVAACRQGDRRAFDALLERHRGWVLNLAYQMLGAADEAQDAAQEVLVRVFTRLGGFRGEATFATWLRRITVNECINRLGRRGREGELPPELASARSSPDEGVAVRAAIQSLSPPLRAALVLRELHGASYREIAHILRVPVGTVRSRLAAAREKLRELLSEEA